The following are encoded together in the Bubalus kerabau isolate K-KA32 ecotype Philippines breed swamp buffalo chromosome 3, PCC_UOA_SB_1v2, whole genome shotgun sequence genome:
- the TMEM54 gene encoding transmembrane protein 54 isoform X2 produces MCLRLGGLSVGDFRKVLMKTGLVLVVLGHVSFIAAALLHGTVLRYVAAPNDAVALQYCVVDILSVTSAIVRWTVFSSSVACALLSLTCALGLLASIAVTFATQGRALLAACTFGGPERLALAPNCPFDPTRIYSSSLCLWGISLLFCVAESVFAVRSAQLAHQVLELRPWLGKSSHRMMQESPEPVEDPDLPSRASSGPMTL; encoded by the exons ATGTGTCTGCGCCTGG GTGGCCTGAGCGTGGGTGACTTCCGGAAGGTACTGATGAAGACTGGGCTGGTGCTGGTCGTGCTGGGCCACGTGAGCTTCATTGCAGCCGCTCTCCTCCACGGCACCGTGCTGCGCTACGTGGCTGCCCCCAATGATGCTGTGGCTCTGCAGTACTGCGTGGTCGACATCCTTTCTGTCACTTCTGCCATCGTG CGCTGGACAGTGTTTAGCTCGAGTGTGGCCTGTGCCCTTCTCTCTCTGACCTGTGCTCTCGGCCTCTTGGCTTCGATCGCCGTGACCTTTGCCACCCAGGGCCGGGCACTGCTGGCCGCCTGCACTTTTGGGGGCCCCGAACGCCTGGCATTGGCACCCAACTGTCCCTTCGACCCTACACGCATTTAC AGCTCCAGCCTGTGTCTCTGGGGCATCTCGTTACTGTTCTGCGTGGCAGAGAGTGTGTTTGCTGTCCGCAGCGCCCAGCTCGCCCACCAGGTGCTGGAACTgaggccctggttggggaaaagCAGCCATCGCATG ATGCAGGAGAGTCCAGAGCCTGTGGAGGACCCTGACCTGCCAAGCCGCGCTAGCTCCGGGCCCATGACTCTCTGA
- the TMEM54 gene encoding transmembrane protein 54 isoform X1, which translates to MCLRLGGLSVGDFRKVLMKTGLVLVVLGHVSFIAAALLHGTVLRYVAAPNDAVALQYCVVDILSVTSAIVVITSGIAVIVLSRYLPSIPLRWTVFSSSVACALLSLTCALGLLASIAVTFATQGRALLAACTFGGPERLALAPNCPFDPTRIYSSSLCLWGISLLFCVAESVFAVRSAQLAHQVLELRPWLGKSSHRMMQESPEPVEDPDLPSRASSGPMTL; encoded by the exons ATGTGTCTGCGCCTGG GTGGCCTGAGCGTGGGTGACTTCCGGAAGGTACTGATGAAGACTGGGCTGGTGCTGGTCGTGCTGGGCCACGTGAGCTTCATTGCAGCCGCTCTCCTCCACGGCACCGTGCTGCGCTACGTGGCTGCCCCCAATGATGCTGTGGCTCTGCAGTACTGCGTGGTCGACATCCTTTCTGTCACTTCTGCCATCGTG GTCATCACCTCAGGCATTGCAGTCATCGTGTTGTCACGCTACCTCCCCAGCATCCCCCTG CGCTGGACAGTGTTTAGCTCGAGTGTGGCCTGTGCCCTTCTCTCTCTGACCTGTGCTCTCGGCCTCTTGGCTTCGATCGCCGTGACCTTTGCCACCCAGGGCCGGGCACTGCTGGCCGCCTGCACTTTTGGGGGCCCCGAACGCCTGGCATTGGCACCCAACTGTCCCTTCGACCCTACACGCATTTAC AGCTCCAGCCTGTGTCTCTGGGGCATCTCGTTACTGTTCTGCGTGGCAGAGAGTGTGTTTGCTGTCCGCAGCGCCCAGCTCGCCCACCAGGTGCTGGAACTgaggccctggttggggaaaagCAGCCATCGCATG ATGCAGGAGAGTCCAGAGCCTGTGGAGGACCCTGACCTGCCAAGCCGCGCTAGCTCCGGGCCCATGACTCTCTGA
- the TMEM54 gene encoding transmembrane protein 54 isoform X3 produces MCLRLGGLSVGDFRKVLMKTGLVLVVLGHVSFIAAALLHGTVLRYVAAPNDAVALQYCVVDILSVTSAIVGRALLAACTFGGPERLALAPNCPFDPTRIYSSSLCLWGISLLFCVAESVFAVRSAQLAHQVLELRPWLGKSSHRMMQESPEPVEDPDLPSRASSGPMTL; encoded by the exons ATGTGTCTGCGCCTGG GTGGCCTGAGCGTGGGTGACTTCCGGAAGGTACTGATGAAGACTGGGCTGGTGCTGGTCGTGCTGGGCCACGTGAGCTTCATTGCAGCCGCTCTCCTCCACGGCACCGTGCTGCGCTACGTGGCTGCCCCCAATGATGCTGTGGCTCTGCAGTACTGCGTGGTCGACATCCTTTCTGTCACTTCTGCCATCGTG GGCCGGGCACTGCTGGCCGCCTGCACTTTTGGGGGCCCCGAACGCCTGGCATTGGCACCCAACTGTCCCTTCGACCCTACACGCATTTAC AGCTCCAGCCTGTGTCTCTGGGGCATCTCGTTACTGTTCTGCGTGGCAGAGAGTGTGTTTGCTGTCCGCAGCGCCCAGCTCGCCCACCAGGTGCTGGAACTgaggccctggttggggaaaagCAGCCATCGCATG ATGCAGGAGAGTCCAGAGCCTGTGGAGGACCCTGACCTGCCAAGCCGCGCTAGCTCCGGGCCCATGACTCTCTGA